From Watersipora subatra chromosome 8, tzWatSuba1.1, whole genome shotgun sequence, a single genomic window includes:
- the LOC137402725 gene encoding MFS-type transporter SLC18B1-like, whose amino-acid sequence MHRDHSDNFEEYESLFSEVTESGSTEELPPAKDKHNSMLIIVVALIFLSFCIDTLLVPFFPDVALKHGLLLAEVGVVFSAFDFARFVTAPIAGSMFSRCHPKKLCAIGATAAGAACISFGITSSINSTTIFFISCLAIRCVAGMGSAMLNVSGTSLLMKASGYESSTIVAFVETANMVGYALGPALGAFLYQMVGYTYMFCISGACLLILLPVFCCIVPKVEEESKSSSRDFLSLLKIPGLFIMFLSWVTIKLSETSRTTELTTFYHISFGTSPTTIGILYAIWSLLCTVGLVGGAKFANKKFTPYLLLTSWIVFIPICLSVLPSPPVSYIFGGRRYFLLTSIAMSILAIFASSFYIFPFSIAHQLVRINGYPENSLHTYGLLTGLMNSGLCLGSTVGPILSGVIVDNFGFEWTQTVVASIITLMAILFGSYLLHLKCTNQLSALFREENTTADTIYESSKQQKTEQIAEACSERMKLCLQEPIICTKVQLQPGAELTTMK is encoded by the exons ATGCATAGAGATCATTCAGATAACTTTGAAGAATATGAATCACTTTTTTCCGAAGTTACTGAATCTGGTTCAACTGAAGAACTACCACCAGCTAAAGATAAGCATAATTCTATGCTTATAATTGTCGTAGCTTTGATATTCTTATCGTTTTGTATTGACACTCTTCTCGTTCCATTTTTTCCTGATGTCGCTCTTAAGCATGGTTTGCTACTAGCCGAGGTGGGAGTTGTCTTTTCCGCATTCGACTTTGCTAGATTTGTGACAGCTCCAATCGCTGGATCAATG TTTAGTAGATGCCACCCAAAAAAACTGTGCGCTATAGGAGCAACAGCTGCTGGAGCAGCGTGCATCTCCTTTGG GATTACCAGCTCCATCAACTCCACAACTATCTTCTTTATTAGCTGCTTAGCTATTAGATGTGTGGCAGGTATGGGATCAGCCATGTTGAATGTCTCTGGGACTAGCCTATTAATGAAGGCTTCAGGCTATGAATCTTCTACTATTGTG GCTTTTGTGGAAACAGCAAATATGGTTGGATATGCGCTAGGCCCTGCTTTAGGTGCTTTTCTCTATCAA ATGGTAGGCTACACATACATGTTCTGTATTTCTGGAGCCTGTCTCTTGATTCTACTACCAGTCTTTTGTTGCATTGTTCCTAAAGTTG aAGAAGAAAGTAAAAGTTCAAGTAGAGACTTTTTATCATTGCTTAAAATTCCTGGACTGTTTATAATGTTCCTCAGCTGGGTCACCATAAAGTTATCCGAGACCTCCCGAACCACtgaactcacaacattttaTCACATATCT tttggtACATCTCCAACGACCATTGGTATACTTTATGCCATATGGTCATTACTGTGTACTGTTGGTCTAGTGGGTGGCGCAAAGTTTGCAAATAAG AAATTCACACCATATCTATTGTTGACATCATGGATAGTTTTTATTCCAATTTGCCTATCTGTGCTGCCGTCTCCACCTGTAAGCTACATCTTTGGCGGTAGAAG GTACTTCCTGCTGACTTCTATAGCAATGTCAATCTTGGCAATATTTGCTAGCTCCTTCTACATctttcctttctctattgcACATCAGCTAGTTCG CATAAATGGCTACCCTGAAAACAGCCTACATACCTATGGATTGCTGACTGGACTCATGAACAGTGGTCTCTGTTTAGGCAGCACTGTGGGTCCTATTCTCTCTGGAGTCATTGTAGACAATTTTGGTTTTGAGTGGACTCAAACTGTAGTTGCATCTATCATTACTTTAATG gcAATTCTGTTTGGAAGTTATCTATTACATCTCAAGTGTACCAACCAGCTCTCAGCACTTTTCAGGGAAGAGAACACAACTGCTGATACCATATATGAAagcagcaaacaacaaaaaactgAGCAGATAGCTGAAGCCTGTTCAGAGAGAATGAAGCTTTGTCTACAGGAACCAATAATATGTACTAAAGTTCAACTCCAACCAGGTGCTGAGCTTACAACCATGAAGTAG
- the LOC137402726 gene encoding homeobox-like protein HDP1 — protein sequence MLNDITEIEQKRLIYFLINVLDVLNVLNALNALNVLNVLNVLNVLNALNALNVLNVLNVLNVLNVLNVLNVLNVLNVLNALNVINVLKVLDALDVLDALDVLDVLDVLDVLDVLDVLDVLDVLDVLDVLDVLDVLDVLDALDALDALDALDALDALDALDALDVLDVLDVLDVLDVLEVLDVLDVLNVLNALNVINVLKVLDVLDVLDVLNVLNVLNVLNVLNVINVINVLKVLDVLDVLDVLDVLDVLDVLDVLDVLDVLDVLDVLDVLDVLDVLDVLDALDALDALDALDALDALDALDVLDVLDVLDVLKVLNVLNVLNALHILNIAMYLMHTMFAM from the exons ATGTTAAATGAT ATAACCGAAATAGAACAAAAGAGATTAATATACTTTTTAATCAATGTACTCGATGTACTCAATGTACTCAATGCACTCAATGCACTCAATGTACTCAATGTACTCAATGTACTCAATGTACTCAATGCACTCAATGCACTCAATGTACTCAATGTACTCAATGTACTCAATGTACTCAATGTACTCAATGTACTCAATGTACTCAATGTACTCAATGTACTCAATGCACTCAATGTAATCAATGTACTCAAAGTACTCGATGCACTCGATGTACTCGATGCACTCGATGTACTCGATGTACTCGATGTACTCGATGTACTCGATGTACTCGATGTACTCGATGTACTCGATGTACTCGATGTACTCGATGTACTCGATGTACTCGATGTACTCGATGTACTCGATGCACTCGATGCACTCGATGCACTCGATGCACTCGATGCACTCGATGCACTCGATGCACTCGATGCACTCGATGTACTCGATGTACTCGATGTACTCGATGTACTCGATGTACTCGAAGTACTCGATGTACTCGATGTACTCAATGTACTCAATGCACTCAATGTAATCAATGTACTCAAAGTACTCGATGTACTCGATGTACTCGATGTACTCAATGTACTCAATGTACTCAATGTACTCAATGTACTCAATGTAATCAATGTAATCAATGTACTCAAAGTACTCGATGTACTCGATGTACTCGATGTACTCGATGTACTCGATGTACTCGATGTACTCGATGTACTCGATGTACTCGATGTACTCGATGTACTCGATGTACTCGATGTACTCGATGTACTCGATGTACTCGATGTACTCGATGCACTCGATGCACTCGATGCACTCGATGCACTCGATGCACTCGATGCACTCGATGCACTCGATGTACTCGATGTACTCGATGTACTCGATGTACTCAAAGTACTCAATGTACTCAATGTACTGAATGCACTCCATATACTCAATATAGCCATGTACTTAATGCACACAATGTTTGCAATGTAG
- the LOC137402727 gene encoding uncharacterized protein: MYSTYLTYATYTMFLTHSTYSTHSTQTTHPKHSTHSTHITNSTHSTYSMHSTHSMHSTHSTHSTHYTHPKRFKRSTRSTRSTHSTHLTHCKHSTHSTHPKHSKHSTHSTHSTHSTHSKHSKHSKHSKHYKHSTHSTHSTHSKHSKHSTHPTHCKHSKHLTHPKHSKHSTHPKHSKHSKHSKHSKHSKHSTHSTHSTHSTHSKHSKHSTHPTHCKHSKHSTHPKHSKHSTQSTHCKHSKHSTHSKGSKRSTPFTHFRRSMRSMHSTLWIQITEIEQKRLIYFLINVLDVLNVLYVLNVLNVLNVLNVLNVLNALNVLNVLDVLDVLDVLDALDVLDVLDVLDALDALDALDALDVLDVLDVLDVLDVLDVLDVLDVLDVLDVLDVLDVLDVLDVLDVLDVLDVLDVLDVLDVLDVLDVLDVLDVLDVLDVLDVLDVLDVLDVLDVLDVLDVLDVLDVLDVLDVLDVLDVLDVLDVLDVLDVLDVLDVLDVLEVLEVLEVLNVLNVLNALHILNIAMYLMHTMFAM; encoded by the exons ATGTACTCAACGTACTTGACGTACGCGACTTACACGATGTTTTTGACGCACTCGACATATTCCACGCACTCTACGCAGACTACGCACCCTAAGCACTCCACACACTCCACGCACATCACAAACTCCACGCACTCTACGTACTCTATGCACTCTACACACTCCATGCACTCTACGCACTCTACGCACTCTACACACTATACGCACCCTAAGCGCTTTAAGCGCTCTACACGCTCTACGCGCTCAACGCACTCTACGCACCTCACGCACTGTAAGCACTCTACCCACTCTACGCACCCTAAGCACTCTAAGCACTCTACGCACTCTACGCACTCTACGCACTCTACGCACTCTAAGCACTCTAAGCACTCTAAACACTCCAAGCACTATAAGCACTCTACGCACTCTACGCACTCCACGCACTCTAAGCACTCTAAGCACTCTACGCACCCCACGCACTGTAAGCATTCTAAGCATTTAACGCACCCTAAGCACTCTAAGCACTCTACTCACCCTAAGCACTCTAAGCACTCTAAGCACTCTAAACACTCCAAGCACTCTAAGCACTCTACGCACTCTACGCACTCCACGCACTCCACGCACTCTAAGCACTCTAAGCACTCTACGCACCCCACGCACTGTAAGCACTCTAAGCACTCTACACACCCTAAGCACTCTAAGCACTCTACGCAATCTACGCACTGTAAGCATTCTAAGCACTCTACGCACTCTAAGGGATCTAAGCGCTCCACGCCCTTCACGCACTTCAGGCGCTCCATGCGTTCCATGCACTCCAC TTTGTGGATACAGATAACCGAAATAGAACAAAAGAGATTAATATACTTTTTAATCAATGTACTCGATGTACTCAATGTACTCTATGTACTCAATGTACTCAATGTACTCAATGTACTCAATGTACTCAATGTACTCAATGCACTCAATGTACTCAATGTACTCGATGTACTCGATGTACTCGATGTACTCGATGCACTCGATGTACTCGATGTACTCGATGTACTCGATGCACTCGATGCACTCGATGCACTCGATGCACTCGATGTACTCGATGTACTCGATGTACTCGATGTACTCGATGTACTCGATGTACTCGATGTACTCGATGTACTCGATGTACTCGATGTACTCGATGTACTCGATGTACTCGATGTACTCGATGTACTCGATGTACTCGATGTACTCGATGTACTCGATGTACTCGATGTACTCGATGTACTCGATGTACTCGATGTACTCGATGTACTCGATGTACTCGATGTACTCGATGTACTCGATGTACTCGATGTACTCGATGTACTCGATGTACTCGATGTACTCGATGTACTCGATGTACTCGATGTACTCGATGTACTCGATGTACTCGATGTACTCGATGTACTCGATGTACTCGATGTACTCGATGTACTCGATGTACTCGATGTACTCGATGTACTCGATGTACTCGATGTACTCGAAGTACTCGAAGTACTCGAAGTACTCAATGTACTCAATGTACTGAATGCACTCCATATACTCAATATAGCCATGTACTTAATGCACACAATGTTTGCAATGTAG